In a genomic window of Caloenas nicobarica isolate bCalNic1 chromosome 1, bCalNic1.hap1, whole genome shotgun sequence:
- the ZC3H7B gene encoding zinc finger CCCH domain-containing protein 7B isoform X1, producing MERQKRKQEIEKGLQFIQSTLPLSQEDYEAFLQKLVRNLFAEGNDLFREKDFKLSLVQYVEGLNVADYAASDEVTIPKELLCKLHVNRAACYFAMGLYEKALEDSEKALSLDKENIRALFRKARSLNELGRHKEAYECNSRCLLSLPHDESVTQLGQELAQKLGLRVRKAYKRPQQELETFSLLSNGTSVNLSNQTTSNGLGSIDDIETDCSMDLQCLPAPVATSVPASEGLAPLPSDSNAKGLPSSLPTASLLPSPDCVPLPVPESVEDFTDGDIIDEELDSLLDSLAEGSPYPLSLVQGTIPTNLPTEMPQLIPVFPGGTPLLPPVVTASIPVSTPLPPASFGLVMDPTKQLSSSSVLDAFEAPPGGSGSSTLDSLDSLDLLPYTDSRLDALDSFGTSRGSLDALDSFAIEETSPQKLRHPPGSQKTSPVVSEPLSRADVPRCSGAKVVSLGGVSHPAVPKVTEHLLSQPEPVMPNTALLVKNPLAATHVFKQACHICYPKTGPKAGDYTYREGLEHKCKRDILLGRLKNSEDKTWKRIRPRPTKTNFVGSYYLCKDMLNKQDCKYGDNCTFAYHQEEIDVWTEERKGTLNRDLLFDPLGGIKQSNLTIAKLLKEHQGIFTFLCEICFDSKPRIISKGTKDTPSVCSNLSAKHSFHDNKCLVHIVRSTSLKYSKIRQFQEHFQFDVCRHEVRYGCLREDSCHFAHSFIELKVWLLQQYSGMTHEDIVQESKKYWQQMEAHASKTTNSMASPRAPMSSTFDLQMKFVCGQCWRNGQLVEPDKDLKYCSAKARHCWTKERRVLLVMSKAKKKWVSVRPLPSIRNFPQQYDLCIHAQNGRKCQYVGNCSFAHSPEERDMWTFMKENKILDMQQTYDMWLKKHNPGKPGEGTPLTSRDGEKQIQMPTDYADIMMGYHCWLCGKNSNSKKQWQQHIQSEKHKEKVFTSDSDSSCWSYRFPMGEFRLCERFQKSKTCPDGEECRYAHGQDELTEWLDRREVLKQKLAKARKDMLLCPRDDDFGKYNFLLRDGV from the exons ATggagagacagaagagaaaacaagaaatagaGAAAGGACTTCAGTTCATTCA GTCCACATTACCACTAAGCCAAGAAGATTATGAG GCCTTTTTGCAGAAGCTAGTGAGAAACCTGTTTGCAGAGGGCAATGATTTGTTTCGAGAGAAGGATTTCAAGCTTTCGCTGGTGCAGTATGTAGAAGGGCTGAACGTGGCAGATTATGCAGCCTCCGACGAGGTGACCATCCCAAAGGAACTCCTGTGCAAGCTGCACGTCAACCGAGCTGCCTGCTACTTCGCCATG GGGTTGTATGAGAAGGCACTGGAAGACAGCGAGAAGGCTTTAAGTCTTGACAAGGAGAACATCCGAGCACTCTTCCGGAAAGCCCGCTCCTTAAATGAACTTGGAAGACACAAAGAAGCATATGAATGCAATAGCCGATGCTTGCTCTCCCTCCCACAT gatgAAAGTGTCACGCAACTGGGACAGGAGCTTGCCCAGAAGCTGGGACTGAGGGTTCGAAAAGCATACAAAAGACCTCag CAGGAATTGGAAACATTCTCGCTACTCAGTAATGGCACGTCAGTCAATTTGTCAAACCAG ACCACTTCCAATGGATTGGGTTCGATAGATGACATTGAAACAG ACTGCTCTATGGACCTGCAGTGCCTCCCAGCTCCTGTGGCCACCTCTGTCCCTGCGAGCGAGGGGCTGGCCCCTTTGCCCTCTGACTCGAATGCAAAGGGCTTGCCTTCCTCACTCCCCACTGCCAGCCTGCTCCCATCTCCAGACTGCGTGCCCCTGCCAGTGCCTGAGAGTGTGGAGGACTTCACGGATGGGGACATCATTGACGAAGAACTGGACTCCCTCCTGGACTCCCTTGCTGAAGGGTCACCATACCCTCTA TCTCTGGTCCAGGGCACCATTCCTACGAACCTGCCGACAGAGATGCCCCAGCTGATCCCTGTGTTTCCGGGGGGAACTCCACTGCTGCCCCCAGTTGTGACAGCCAGCATCCCCGTGTCCACCCCGCTGCCACCTGCCTCCTTCGGCCTGGTGATGGATCCCACTAAgcagctctcctcctcctctgtcctGGATGCCTTTGAGGCTCCACCAGGGGGAAGTGGCAGCTCCACCTTAGATTCACTGGATTCCCTGGATCTGCTCCCCTACACAGACTCACGGCTCGATGCCCTGGACTCCTTTGGGACAAGCAGAGGGTCACTGGATGCCTTGGATTCGTTTGCCATTG AAGAAACTAGCCCTCAGAAACTGCGGCACCCACCTGGCAGCCAAAAAACATCCCCCGTGGTGAGTGAGCCGCTCTCCCGTGCCGATGTCCCAAGGTGCTCTGGAGCCAAGGTA GTCAGCCTTGGTGGAGTGAGTCACCCAGCTGTGCCCAAGGTCACGGAGCACTTGCTGTCCCAGCCAGAACCAGTAATGCCCAACACAGCCCTGCTGGTGAAGAACCCCCTGGCAGCTACTCACGTCTTCAAACAAGCCTGTCATATCTGCTACCCCAAAACAG GGCCCAAGGCTGGTGATTACACCTATCGGGAAGGCTTGGAGCACAAGTGCAAGCGGGACATTCTGCTGGGCAGGCTGAAGAACTCGGAAGACAAGACCTGGAAGAGGATCCGTCCTCgcccaaccaaaaccaactttgTGGGATCCTATTACCTGTGCAAAG ATATGCTTAACAAGCAGGACTGTAAGTACGGGGATAACTGCACCTTCGCGTACCACCAGGAAGAGATCGACGTGTGGAcggaggagaggaaagggactCTCAACCGTGACCTCCTCTTTGACCCGTTAGGTGGGATCAAGCAGAGCAACCTCACCATTGCCAAGCTCCTCAAGGAACATCAGGGGATCTTCACCTTCCTATGTGAG ATTTGCTTTGACAGCAAACCCCGGATTATCAGCAAAGGGACCAAGGACACACCATCTGTCTGCTCCAATCTTTCTGCCAAACACAGTTTCCATGACAACAA GTGTCTGGTCCATATCGTGCGTTCCACCTCCCTGAAATACTCCAAGATCCGCCAGTTCCAGGAGCACTTCCAGTTCGATGTGTGCCGACATGAGGTGCGTTATGGCTGCCTGCGTGAGGACAGCTGCCACTTCGCTCATAGTTTCATCGAGCTCAAGgtctggctgctgcagcaatATTCAG GAATGACCCACGAAGATATCGTGCAGGAATCTAAGAAGTACTGGCAGCAGATGGAGGCACATGCCAGCAAAACAACCAACAGCATG gcttcTCCTCGGGCTCCCATGTCAAGCACCTTTGACCTCCAGATGAAATTCGTGTGTGGCCAGTGCTGGAGGAACGGGCAGCTGGTGGAGCCAGATAAAGACCTCAAGTACTGTAGTGCCAAAGCCCGCCACTG TTGGACAAAGGAACGTCGCGTCCTGCTGGTTATGTCCAAAGCAAAGAAGAAGTGGGTATCTGTCCGACCACTGCCTTCCATCCGCAACTTCCCACAGCAATATGAT TTGTGTATCCACGCACAAAATGGCAGGAAATGCCAGTATGTAGGCAACTGCTCCTTCGCCCACAGCCCTGAGGAGAGAGACATGTGGACCttcatgaaggaaaataaaa TACTAGATATGCAGCAGACCTATGACATGTGGCTAAAGAAACACAATCCTGGGAAGCCTGGAGAGGGGACACCGCTCACCTCACGAGACGGGGAGAAACAGATCCAGATGCCCACCGACTACGCTGACATCATG ATGGGCTACCACTGCTGGCTCTGCGGGAAGAACAGCAACAGCAAGAAGCAATGGCAGCAGCACATCCAGTCAGAGAAGCACAAGGAGAAGGTGTTCACCTCAGACAGTgactccagctgctggagctaCCGCTTCCCCATGGGCGAATTCCGGCTCTGCGAAAG GTTCCAGAAGAGCAAGACCTGCCCTGACGGAGAGGAGTGTCGCTATGCCCACGGCCAGGATGAGCTGACGGAGTGGCTGGACCGGAGAGaggttctgaaacagaaactgGCCAAAGCCCGCAAGGACAtgctgctctgccccagggACGACGACTTTGGGAAATACAACTTCCTATTGCGGGATGGTGTATAG
- the ZC3H7B gene encoding zinc finger CCCH domain-containing protein 7B isoform X5 — MERQKRKQEIEKGLQFIQSTLPLSQEDYEAFLQKLVRNLFAEGNDLFREKDFKLSLVQYVEGLNVADYAASDEVTIPKELLCKLHVNRAACYFAMGLYEKALEDSEKALSLDKENIRALFRKARSLNELGRHKEAYECNSRCLLSLPHDESVTQLGQELAQKLGLRVRKAYKRPQQELETFSLLSNGTSVNLSNQTTSNGLGSIDDIETDCSMDLQCLPAPVATSVPASEGLAPLPSDSNAKGLPSSLPTASLLPSPDCVPLPVPESVEDFTDGDIIDEELDSLLDSLAEGSPYPLSLVQGTIPTNLPTEMPQLIPVFPGGTPLLPPVVTASIPVSTPLPPASFGLVMDPTKQLSSSSVLDAFEAPPGGSGSSTLDSLDSLDLLPYTDSRLDALDSFGTSRGSLDALDSFAIEETSPQKLRHPPGSQKTSPVVSLGGVSHPAVPKVTEHLLSQPEPVMPNTALLVKNPLAATHVFKQACHICYPKTGPKAGDYTYREGLEHKCKRDILLGRLKNSEDKTWKRIRPRPTKTNFVGSYYLCKDMLNKQDCKYGDNCTFAYHQEEIDVWTEERKGTLNRDLLFDPLGGIKQSNLTIAKLLKEHQGIFTFLCEICFDSKPRIISKGTKDTPSVCSNLSAKHSFHDNKCLVHIVRSTSLKYSKIRQFQEHFQFDVCRHEVRYGCLREDSCHFAHSFIELKVWLLQQYSGMTHEDIVQESKKYWQQMEAHASKTTNSMASPRAPMSSTFDLQMKFVCGQCWRNGQLVEPDKDLKYCSAKARHCWTKERRVLLVMSKAKKKWVSVRPLPSIRNFPQQYDLCIHAQNGRKCQYVGNCSFAHSPEERDMWTFMKENKILDMQQTYDMWLKKHNPGKPGEGTPLTSRDGEKQIQMPTDYADIMMGYHCWLCGKNSNSKKQWQQHIQSEKHKEKVFTSDSDSSCWSYRFPMGEFRLCERFQKSKTCPDGEECRYAHGQDELTEWLDRREVLKQKLAKARKDMLLCPRDDDFGKYNFLLRDGV; from the exons ATggagagacagaagagaaaacaagaaatagaGAAAGGACTTCAGTTCATTCA GTCCACATTACCACTAAGCCAAGAAGATTATGAG GCCTTTTTGCAGAAGCTAGTGAGAAACCTGTTTGCAGAGGGCAATGATTTGTTTCGAGAGAAGGATTTCAAGCTTTCGCTGGTGCAGTATGTAGAAGGGCTGAACGTGGCAGATTATGCAGCCTCCGACGAGGTGACCATCCCAAAGGAACTCCTGTGCAAGCTGCACGTCAACCGAGCTGCCTGCTACTTCGCCATG GGGTTGTATGAGAAGGCACTGGAAGACAGCGAGAAGGCTTTAAGTCTTGACAAGGAGAACATCCGAGCACTCTTCCGGAAAGCCCGCTCCTTAAATGAACTTGGAAGACACAAAGAAGCATATGAATGCAATAGCCGATGCTTGCTCTCCCTCCCACAT gatgAAAGTGTCACGCAACTGGGACAGGAGCTTGCCCAGAAGCTGGGACTGAGGGTTCGAAAAGCATACAAAAGACCTCag CAGGAATTGGAAACATTCTCGCTACTCAGTAATGGCACGTCAGTCAATTTGTCAAACCAG ACCACTTCCAATGGATTGGGTTCGATAGATGACATTGAAACAG ACTGCTCTATGGACCTGCAGTGCCTCCCAGCTCCTGTGGCCACCTCTGTCCCTGCGAGCGAGGGGCTGGCCCCTTTGCCCTCTGACTCGAATGCAAAGGGCTTGCCTTCCTCACTCCCCACTGCCAGCCTGCTCCCATCTCCAGACTGCGTGCCCCTGCCAGTGCCTGAGAGTGTGGAGGACTTCACGGATGGGGACATCATTGACGAAGAACTGGACTCCCTCCTGGACTCCCTTGCTGAAGGGTCACCATACCCTCTA TCTCTGGTCCAGGGCACCATTCCTACGAACCTGCCGACAGAGATGCCCCAGCTGATCCCTGTGTTTCCGGGGGGAACTCCACTGCTGCCCCCAGTTGTGACAGCCAGCATCCCCGTGTCCACCCCGCTGCCACCTGCCTCCTTCGGCCTGGTGATGGATCCCACTAAgcagctctcctcctcctctgtcctGGATGCCTTTGAGGCTCCACCAGGGGGAAGTGGCAGCTCCACCTTAGATTCACTGGATTCCCTGGATCTGCTCCCCTACACAGACTCACGGCTCGATGCCCTGGACTCCTTTGGGACAAGCAGAGGGTCACTGGATGCCTTGGATTCGTTTGCCATTG AAGAAACTAGCCCTCAGAAACTGCGGCACCCACCTGGCAGCCAAAAAACATCCCCCGTG GTCAGCCTTGGTGGAGTGAGTCACCCAGCTGTGCCCAAGGTCACGGAGCACTTGCTGTCCCAGCCAGAACCAGTAATGCCCAACACAGCCCTGCTGGTGAAGAACCCCCTGGCAGCTACTCACGTCTTCAAACAAGCCTGTCATATCTGCTACCCCAAAACAG GGCCCAAGGCTGGTGATTACACCTATCGGGAAGGCTTGGAGCACAAGTGCAAGCGGGACATTCTGCTGGGCAGGCTGAAGAACTCGGAAGACAAGACCTGGAAGAGGATCCGTCCTCgcccaaccaaaaccaactttgTGGGATCCTATTACCTGTGCAAAG ATATGCTTAACAAGCAGGACTGTAAGTACGGGGATAACTGCACCTTCGCGTACCACCAGGAAGAGATCGACGTGTGGAcggaggagaggaaagggactCTCAACCGTGACCTCCTCTTTGACCCGTTAGGTGGGATCAAGCAGAGCAACCTCACCATTGCCAAGCTCCTCAAGGAACATCAGGGGATCTTCACCTTCCTATGTGAG ATTTGCTTTGACAGCAAACCCCGGATTATCAGCAAAGGGACCAAGGACACACCATCTGTCTGCTCCAATCTTTCTGCCAAACACAGTTTCCATGACAACAA GTGTCTGGTCCATATCGTGCGTTCCACCTCCCTGAAATACTCCAAGATCCGCCAGTTCCAGGAGCACTTCCAGTTCGATGTGTGCCGACATGAGGTGCGTTATGGCTGCCTGCGTGAGGACAGCTGCCACTTCGCTCATAGTTTCATCGAGCTCAAGgtctggctgctgcagcaatATTCAG GAATGACCCACGAAGATATCGTGCAGGAATCTAAGAAGTACTGGCAGCAGATGGAGGCACATGCCAGCAAAACAACCAACAGCATG gcttcTCCTCGGGCTCCCATGTCAAGCACCTTTGACCTCCAGATGAAATTCGTGTGTGGCCAGTGCTGGAGGAACGGGCAGCTGGTGGAGCCAGATAAAGACCTCAAGTACTGTAGTGCCAAAGCCCGCCACTG TTGGACAAAGGAACGTCGCGTCCTGCTGGTTATGTCCAAAGCAAAGAAGAAGTGGGTATCTGTCCGACCACTGCCTTCCATCCGCAACTTCCCACAGCAATATGAT TTGTGTATCCACGCACAAAATGGCAGGAAATGCCAGTATGTAGGCAACTGCTCCTTCGCCCACAGCCCTGAGGAGAGAGACATGTGGACCttcatgaaggaaaataaaa TACTAGATATGCAGCAGACCTATGACATGTGGCTAAAGAAACACAATCCTGGGAAGCCTGGAGAGGGGACACCGCTCACCTCACGAGACGGGGAGAAACAGATCCAGATGCCCACCGACTACGCTGACATCATG ATGGGCTACCACTGCTGGCTCTGCGGGAAGAACAGCAACAGCAAGAAGCAATGGCAGCAGCACATCCAGTCAGAGAAGCACAAGGAGAAGGTGTTCACCTCAGACAGTgactccagctgctggagctaCCGCTTCCCCATGGGCGAATTCCGGCTCTGCGAAAG GTTCCAGAAGAGCAAGACCTGCCCTGACGGAGAGGAGTGTCGCTATGCCCACGGCCAGGATGAGCTGACGGAGTGGCTGGACCGGAGAGaggttctgaaacagaaactgGCCAAAGCCCGCAAGGACAtgctgctctgccccagggACGACGACTTTGGGAAATACAACTTCCTATTGCGGGATGGTGTATAG
- the ZC3H7B gene encoding zinc finger CCCH domain-containing protein 7B isoform X4, whose translation MERQKRKQEIEKGLQFIQSTLPLSQEDYEAFLQKLVRNLFAEGNDLFREKDFKLSLVQYVEGLNVADYAASDEVTIPKELLCKLHVNRAACYFAMGLYEKALEDSEKALSLDKENIRALFRKARSLNELGRHKEAYECNSRCLLSLPHDESVTQLGQELAQKLGLRVRKAYKRPQQELETFSLLSNGTSVNLSNQTTSNGLGSIDDIETDCSMDLQCLPAPVATSVPASEGLAPLPSDSNAKGLPSSLPTASLLPSPDCVPLPVPESVEDFTDGDIIDEELDSLLDSLAEGSPYPLSLVQGTIPTNLPTEMPQLIPVFPGGTPLLPPVVTASIPVSTPLPPASFGLVMDPTKQLSSSSVLDAFEAPPGGSGSSTLDSLDSLDLLPYTDSRLDALDSFGTSRGSLDALDSFAIETSPQKLRHPPGSQKTSPVVSEPLSRADVPRCSGAKVVSLGGVSHPAVPKVTEHLLSQPEPVMPNTALLVKNPLAATHVFKQACHICYPKTGPKAGDYTYREGLEHKCKRDILLGRLKNSEDKTWKRIRPRPTKTNFVGSYYLCKDMLNKQDCKYGDNCTFAYHQEEIDVWTEERKGTLNRDLLFDPLGGIKQSNLTIAKLLKEHQGIFTFLCEICFDSKPRIISKGTKDTPSVCSNLSAKHSFHDNKCLVHIVRSTSLKYSKIRQFQEHFQFDVCRHEVRYGCLREDSCHFAHSFIELKVWLLQQYSGMTHEDIVQESKKYWQQMEAHASKTTNSMASPRAPMSSTFDLQMKFVCGQCWRNGQLVEPDKDLKYCSAKARHCWTKERRVLLVMSKAKKKWVSVRPLPSIRNFPQQYDLCIHAQNGRKCQYVGNCSFAHSPEERDMWTFMKENKILDMQQTYDMWLKKHNPGKPGEGTPLTSRDGEKQIQMPTDYADIMMGYHCWLCGKNSNSKKQWQQHIQSEKHKEKVFTSDSDSSCWSYRFPMGEFRLCERFQKSKTCPDGEECRYAHGQDELTEWLDRREVLKQKLAKARKDMLLCPRDDDFGKYNFLLRDGV comes from the exons ATggagagacagaagagaaaacaagaaatagaGAAAGGACTTCAGTTCATTCA GTCCACATTACCACTAAGCCAAGAAGATTATGAG GCCTTTTTGCAGAAGCTAGTGAGAAACCTGTTTGCAGAGGGCAATGATTTGTTTCGAGAGAAGGATTTCAAGCTTTCGCTGGTGCAGTATGTAGAAGGGCTGAACGTGGCAGATTATGCAGCCTCCGACGAGGTGACCATCCCAAAGGAACTCCTGTGCAAGCTGCACGTCAACCGAGCTGCCTGCTACTTCGCCATG GGGTTGTATGAGAAGGCACTGGAAGACAGCGAGAAGGCTTTAAGTCTTGACAAGGAGAACATCCGAGCACTCTTCCGGAAAGCCCGCTCCTTAAATGAACTTGGAAGACACAAAGAAGCATATGAATGCAATAGCCGATGCTTGCTCTCCCTCCCACAT gatgAAAGTGTCACGCAACTGGGACAGGAGCTTGCCCAGAAGCTGGGACTGAGGGTTCGAAAAGCATACAAAAGACCTCag CAGGAATTGGAAACATTCTCGCTACTCAGTAATGGCACGTCAGTCAATTTGTCAAACCAG ACCACTTCCAATGGATTGGGTTCGATAGATGACATTGAAACAG ACTGCTCTATGGACCTGCAGTGCCTCCCAGCTCCTGTGGCCACCTCTGTCCCTGCGAGCGAGGGGCTGGCCCCTTTGCCCTCTGACTCGAATGCAAAGGGCTTGCCTTCCTCACTCCCCACTGCCAGCCTGCTCCCATCTCCAGACTGCGTGCCCCTGCCAGTGCCTGAGAGTGTGGAGGACTTCACGGATGGGGACATCATTGACGAAGAACTGGACTCCCTCCTGGACTCCCTTGCTGAAGGGTCACCATACCCTCTA TCTCTGGTCCAGGGCACCATTCCTACGAACCTGCCGACAGAGATGCCCCAGCTGATCCCTGTGTTTCCGGGGGGAACTCCACTGCTGCCCCCAGTTGTGACAGCCAGCATCCCCGTGTCCACCCCGCTGCCACCTGCCTCCTTCGGCCTGGTGATGGATCCCACTAAgcagctctcctcctcctctgtcctGGATGCCTTTGAGGCTCCACCAGGGGGAAGTGGCAGCTCCACCTTAGATTCACTGGATTCCCTGGATCTGCTCCCCTACACAGACTCACGGCTCGATGCCCTGGACTCCTTTGGGACAAGCAGAGGGTCACTGGATGCCTTGGATTCGTTTGCCATTG AAACTAGCCCTCAGAAACTGCGGCACCCACCTGGCAGCCAAAAAACATCCCCCGTGGTGAGTGAGCCGCTCTCCCGTGCCGATGTCCCAAGGTGCTCTGGAGCCAAGGTA GTCAGCCTTGGTGGAGTGAGTCACCCAGCTGTGCCCAAGGTCACGGAGCACTTGCTGTCCCAGCCAGAACCAGTAATGCCCAACACAGCCCTGCTGGTGAAGAACCCCCTGGCAGCTACTCACGTCTTCAAACAAGCCTGTCATATCTGCTACCCCAAAACAG GGCCCAAGGCTGGTGATTACACCTATCGGGAAGGCTTGGAGCACAAGTGCAAGCGGGACATTCTGCTGGGCAGGCTGAAGAACTCGGAAGACAAGACCTGGAAGAGGATCCGTCCTCgcccaaccaaaaccaactttgTGGGATCCTATTACCTGTGCAAAG ATATGCTTAACAAGCAGGACTGTAAGTACGGGGATAACTGCACCTTCGCGTACCACCAGGAAGAGATCGACGTGTGGAcggaggagaggaaagggactCTCAACCGTGACCTCCTCTTTGACCCGTTAGGTGGGATCAAGCAGAGCAACCTCACCATTGCCAAGCTCCTCAAGGAACATCAGGGGATCTTCACCTTCCTATGTGAG ATTTGCTTTGACAGCAAACCCCGGATTATCAGCAAAGGGACCAAGGACACACCATCTGTCTGCTCCAATCTTTCTGCCAAACACAGTTTCCATGACAACAA GTGTCTGGTCCATATCGTGCGTTCCACCTCCCTGAAATACTCCAAGATCCGCCAGTTCCAGGAGCACTTCCAGTTCGATGTGTGCCGACATGAGGTGCGTTATGGCTGCCTGCGTGAGGACAGCTGCCACTTCGCTCATAGTTTCATCGAGCTCAAGgtctggctgctgcagcaatATTCAG GAATGACCCACGAAGATATCGTGCAGGAATCTAAGAAGTACTGGCAGCAGATGGAGGCACATGCCAGCAAAACAACCAACAGCATG gcttcTCCTCGGGCTCCCATGTCAAGCACCTTTGACCTCCAGATGAAATTCGTGTGTGGCCAGTGCTGGAGGAACGGGCAGCTGGTGGAGCCAGATAAAGACCTCAAGTACTGTAGTGCCAAAGCCCGCCACTG TTGGACAAAGGAACGTCGCGTCCTGCTGGTTATGTCCAAAGCAAAGAAGAAGTGGGTATCTGTCCGACCACTGCCTTCCATCCGCAACTTCCCACAGCAATATGAT TTGTGTATCCACGCACAAAATGGCAGGAAATGCCAGTATGTAGGCAACTGCTCCTTCGCCCACAGCCCTGAGGAGAGAGACATGTGGACCttcatgaaggaaaataaaa TACTAGATATGCAGCAGACCTATGACATGTGGCTAAAGAAACACAATCCTGGGAAGCCTGGAGAGGGGACACCGCTCACCTCACGAGACGGGGAGAAACAGATCCAGATGCCCACCGACTACGCTGACATCATG ATGGGCTACCACTGCTGGCTCTGCGGGAAGAACAGCAACAGCAAGAAGCAATGGCAGCAGCACATCCAGTCAGAGAAGCACAAGGAGAAGGTGTTCACCTCAGACAGTgactccagctgctggagctaCCGCTTCCCCATGGGCGAATTCCGGCTCTGCGAAAG GTTCCAGAAGAGCAAGACCTGCCCTGACGGAGAGGAGTGTCGCTATGCCCACGGCCAGGATGAGCTGACGGAGTGGCTGGACCGGAGAGaggttctgaaacagaaactgGCCAAAGCCCGCAAGGACAtgctgctctgccccagggACGACGACTTTGGGAAATACAACTTCCTATTGCGGGATGGTGTATAG